A genome region from Oncorhynchus masou masou isolate Uvic2021 chromosome 14, UVic_Omas_1.1, whole genome shotgun sequence includes the following:
- the pik3r6b gene encoding phosphoinositide 3-kinase regulatory subunit 6 isoform X5, with protein sequence MLRWTLHKKVETHPSNSVSLVRVLVKELEKVERLDYKMHVIPLLHTLNYVIIQQSSHIPCNLFQRVYECFKRLLTLPEPYCTIALRYMRSIKMEQITPGALYQRRVIAEQSLKNKHFPQQERVFVFADPAVFSGSLWQAVRADLVLAGPQSDTLARRVLLHTLQAGLGKACHGPILTQALEDLGEDVEQYFQEVVLAVEQSIENGEAGRDQHKTRLQHIYSDILTSANQDPKAHGSLSNTPLPSPEIHFHLWTNEEELWSELVNFTLNVSTSERNSMYQEEEEEDVSKRVSLLSVDSGIEKDLSDMEEREQRNPFTRSRSPCFRGRMKPEDKMALVQENIKGPTCSTPLPKEEGNLTARIVVMGDDRVLGRLAKAYHSIRKREAKHLILTKRVNLQIYYIPVTDEPIVNSPENTSQVGDRLSLASFLGRVDPWYESNINSLGAMIPKLAGTQASHSRSSEPNHFLVDVLSYYLRCGLQPVHFTLYSVKISVSGQTGSPVNEVFVSHLDAEFPEFKTLRENLKQERSSLRRTRKTHGPCGAVVSMNYTKVSLSKQEVVQGMSVMTCGVVISAISPNETEGLDSLTVHFDSTNPRCCTEIRTQNIKIRILEDKTFTVCLDKDCRRKYTHVQSIEISPCLDPGYCLQTSSKFSVGEEREAGLHKYMCKILPLPINTFTGINH encoded by the exons ATGCTGAGGTGGACTCTTCATAAGAAGGTGGAGACCCATCCATCTAACAGTGTCTCACTGGTCAGGGTTCTGGTCAAAGAGCTAGAGAAG GTGGAGAGGCTTGACTATAAGATGCATGTCATTCCATTGCTTCACACTCTCAACTACGTTATTATTCAG CAGTCTAGCCACATTCCATGTAACCTGTTTCAGAGAGTATATGAGTGCTTCAAAAGGCTCCTAACACTTCCAGAGCCCTACTGTACTATCGCACTGAGATACATGAGAAGCATAAAGATGGAGCAGATCACACCAG GAGCTTTGTATCAGAGAAGGGTAATTGCTGAGCAGAGCCTAAAGAACAAACATTTCCCCCAGCAGGAAAG GGTATTTGTGTTTGCAGACCCGGCTGTGTTCTCAGGGTCCCTTTGGCAGGCGGTGAGGGCAGACCTGGTGCTGGCCGGCCCCCAAAGTGACACACTGGCAAGACGGGTACTACTGCACACTCTGCAGGCTGGACTGGGGAAGGCCTGTCATGGTCCCATACTGACTCAAGCTCTGGAG GATTTAGGAGAAGATGTGGAGCAGTACTTCCAGGAGGTGGTGTTAGCTGTAGAGCAGAGTATAGAGAACGGCGAGGCAGGCCGTGACCAGCACAAAACCAGGCTACAGCACATCTACAGTGACATCCTGACCTCTGCTAACCAAG accCAAAGGCCCATGGCTCTCTTTCTAACACTCCATTGCCCTCGCCAGAGATTCACTTCCACCTTTGGACAAATGAAGAGGAGCTGT GGAGTGAGCTGGTGAACTTCACCCTCAACGTTTCCACCTCTGAGCGGAACTCTATGtaccaggaggaggaagaggaggatgtttcTAAGAGggtttccctcctgtctgttgATAGCGGAATAGAGAAGGACCTGTCTGAcatggaggagagggaacagaggaatCCATTCACCCGGTCACGGTCACCGTGTTTCAGAGGGAGAATGAAGCCAGAAGACAAAATGGCTCTGGTACAGGAAAACATCAAGGGGCCCACCTGTAGCACCCCTCTCCCTAAAGAGGAGGGGAACCTTACCGCACGCATAGTGGTGATGGGAGACGACAGGGTGCTCGGGAGACTGGCCAAGGCGTATCACTCCATCCG AAAAAGGGAGGCAAAACATCTCATCTTGACCAAGAGAGTGAacctacagatatactacatccctGTCACTGATGAGCCTATCGTCAATTCACCT GAAAACACATCACAAGTTGGAGACAGGTTGTCTCTAGCCTCGTTCTTAGGAAGGGTCGATCCCTGGTACGAAAGCAACATCAACAGTTTGGGAGCCATGATTCCAAAGCTGGCAGGAACG CAGGCCAGTCACAGCAGGTCATCAGAACCCAACCACTTCCTTGTGGACGTCCTCTCCTACTACCTTCGCTGTGGCCTACAGCCTGTCCACTTCACACTCTACTCTGTCAAG ATCTCTGTCTCTGGCCAGACTGGCAGCCCTGTGAACGAGGTGTTTGTGTCCCACCTGGATGCTGAGTTCCCGGAGTTTAAAACACTCAGAGAAAATCTAAAACAAG AGAGATCTAGTCTGCGACGAACAAGGAAGACACATGGACCCTGTGGAGCGGTGGTTTCTATGAATTACACTAAG GTCTCCTTGAGCAAACAAGAGGTTGTCCAGGGAATGTCAGTCATGACTTGTGGAGTGGTCATCAGTGCAATATCACCCAATGAAACAGAAG GTCTTGATTCCCTAACTGTCCATTTTGACAGTACAAATCCCAGATGCTGCACG GAGATCAGAACCCAAAACATTAAAATCAGAATCCTGGAGGATAAGACCTTCACTGTTTGTCTGGACAAAGACTGTCGCAGGAAATACACACATGTGCAAAG CATTGAGATCTCTCCATGTTTGGATCCAGGGTATTGCCTCCAGACAAGTTCCAAGTTcagtgtgggagaggagagggaggcgggGCTGCACAAATACATGTGCAAGATCCTGCCTCTGCCAATCAACACCTTCACTGGCATCAACCACTGA